The sequence CGGATGGAACAAGCAATTCGCTTAGACATCGGAAGAAGCGCGTCACGTCCAGCTTATCGGCCCCTTTCCATCTCCTGTGGCCTGAACGTCTCCCGAGACAAGTCGATGTCCTGAGCGTTCTCAGCTTGCTTTTGCTCTGGCCCCTGCTCGTTGAGAGGCTGAACAGTCTCTTTTTCAGGAACAGGCTTATCTTGCTCCGGCTCATGCTTGTTGAGAGGCTGACCAGACTTCATATCAAGAACCGGATTATTTTGTGAGTCGTACTCGCGGCCCTGAAATGCGTCACCCAGTTTAAGGTCATGCTCGGGAGTCAGCTCCGTAAAGTCACTTTCCACGTCCCAGACCTTGACGTCTGGAAAAGCTTTCTTAGCGTCTCTCAATTCGCTTACGTTGAGGTCGTCGTTATTGCGAAGACGGGTGAACTGGGGGTTCTCGACAAACTTCTCGCGTTCGCTTATTTCGAGAGCCTGAAGATTCCCTTTGCTGTCCCTCACATACCAATCCGCATGCGATGGATTAATTTTCATCTCCGAAGACAACTTGGATATCGCGGTGTTACGCGCCTCATCGTTGTCGAGGCTCTGTCCCTTGTTCTTCTCATGGTCTTCAAGGATGAGTTGCGGCCGATTCTCTTCCGAACGGTCTTTGGCTCCTTGCACCCATATTGAGGTGGAATAGGGCTCGAAGGTCATCTTGAAATCGTAAAACGCGGTGTCGTGTACCCAGTCTGGCATGGTCTAGTTTCTCCTCCGAATTCCGTTGTCAGGATTAGAGCCGGGCAAGAATCGTTCAGGCTTGTACCTGCGGCTTACGGTCATTACGTCGGCAATCGGCTTAGAAGCCACCGTCTTCGGTTCAGCAGGGGGCTCTGAAACACTCGTAGCCTCTTTGGGCTTTTTAGGTTTTGGGAGGTAGGGCTTCGACTCTTTCTCAGTCCAGGGTTGGAGATATTGGTCATCACTTCCTCTTGGTTTGACGCGAGGCTCTCGGTTTGATTCGGCAGCCAACATCCTCTCGAATCCTAGTAGTTGGAATCTTGCTGCCCCAAGGTGGTGCGCAATGTATCCGTTTACACCTATAGCTGGCGAAGTTATCGGCAAGGAGAGAAACTGTGAGGCAAGAACTGCGTCGCGCGTAGCAATTTCAGCCGATTTACTGATAGAGAGATTCTGCCCAGTGCTCTGTGACGTCGCTGTACTCTCTGAGTCCGACCAGTTTTCCGAATGAGTTACGCTGCTTGAATACGAAGACTGACCGCCTGACTTGCCACGAGTTGTCCCTTTGTTGTAGCCCTTTGAATACGAAGTACCCTTCGTGTCCGTCGAACCCTCGGTATTGGATTCTCCTACCGATGCACTGTCCTTCAGCTCGATAGTCTCAGACTTACCGAATACCTCCTCGGACCACTTTGCCGTCTTCGTGCTATCGACCCTCAAAATCACTTTCGTAGCGCATAGTCCCAGGATGGACTCGGCGGGCTTTTCTCCAAAAGATTCTTGAAAGCCTTCAATATCTTGAAGGCCAAGAACCACGCACGCTCCAAATGACCGCCCTCTGTTCATCAGAGCTCCCAGCGAGTCCAAGTTCCCAGCGTCTTTGATTTCATCTAGGAAGAACCATGTCCGCCCAGTCTTTGTCGACGGGCCTGAAAGAAGCAGCTCGACCAGTCTTTTGAAGATGACTCGGTTCAGAATGTCGAGACTTGACCTATAGGCCTCGTCATGCCCGAGTACAAGAATCGACTCGGATTCCAGCCAGTCTTTGAGGCTGAGCTTTCTCTCAGCCTTCTCCCAGAGAGCTGCAACCACGTCGAATGAACCCACCTTGGAGGCGAGTGTCGCCATGACACTGCGCGACTCCCGGTCATTGGCTAGATAAGTTTCGACCAGATGCTGCGTAACAGGGGTAGAGGATAGTACACCTGCAAGTAGCTTGTCTGATTTGAGCGTGACGAGGATGTCTCGAAAAGTCCAGTCCCCCGGCCTTGTAAGGATGAAGGCGACCATCACTCCTTCCAGCAATTGACGGGAAGCGTCCGCGAAAAATGGCTGCGATGCGTTCTTCTCTTCGGGAATAAAGATGGAGGCGATTTGCTTGGCTGTTGCGGGCTCAGTAATGTCCTTAGACATGTCCCATGCAACTGCTCTTTCGTCAAAAGGATTGAAGATGTGGATTGGAGCCGTTACCCCCATTCCATATAGCTGGGGAATGGCCTCTAGTTTTGCGTCAAAAATTAGGGCTCTATGCTTGTCCCAAGTCTTCGGGCCATCGTATATCGGCACCTCTGTCTCAAAAGTTTCCTCATCTACCTTGGCTGTGGGCTCCACCTCGTTACCCTTCACTTTGCCCCGGAAAAGCGCGTATTCTTGTGGAAACACGGCCCTGATGACGAGAACATACAGTAGGGGTGAGAGGAACCAGGACGCAATCAAAAGCAATGGATTTGATATCGCTGAAGCAGGGAGAGAGTATTTGACTTTGTCAAATTCCATCAGCTTCTGTATTACAAATATGCCATACGCAGACCACAAGACAAGGAACACATAACCCGATGCGTTCATCTGTTTTGCGGCAACGGTAGGTCGCAGCGGCTCATTTTCCTCAAAAGCAGGGCTCTGGTTTAGTGGGATATTTTTAGGAGGTTTCGTTGGCTCCGTCGTCAGGGCGGCGAGAGCCTGTTCCTCCGAAACGCCAGCTTTCCAGGATTGCCCAATCTTCCCAAGCACCGATTGCATTAGAAGTCTCATGAGCACGGTCTTTCCAGAGCCTGGAGCACCTACGAAGGCGATGTGCTTAGTTGCATCCTCCCCAGAGACTTCAAATGGTCCAATCTGGAGCAGTGGTTCCCACCACCTAGTGGCATCAGACAGCCGAGCTGATAGTTCGTCTTGTTGGACGAGGAATCGACCTCTGAGTTCTTGCAGAGTCATAACTGGAGACGCAGGAGTCTGGTTGTGCCTGGCTACTTGCGCTTCTTGCTCCATATCAGAATTATGAACGCTCGTTAGCTCCCTCGGGTGATTTCGTTTTGTCTTTGCTCTGCAAGCCTGATGACCGTCGAGGCCATTTCTTTCTGTCTCGACCGTGCCATTTCCCGAGCGATTTTTTCCATTTCGTCTCCTGATTCCATCCGCGTCATGTAGAACCGAGTGAAGAATTCTGCCCGTGAACCCTGCACATAGGAGAGTTCCCTATCTTGCATGGGACCACCGGCGAGAACATAGGTTGCATTCGTCGTGGCTCCCTGCCCTCCGTGAGTCGTACTGGCATAGCCGAGTTCGACATGATGCATGGCGTCGATGTCGAAAGTGATTCGCTCGCCCGTATCGAGTCTCACACTCGCGCCGTTTCTATCCTGGTCGTAGTCGACAAGAGTGCCGCGCTCACCATTTACGACTTGCAGCGTGGCGTATTTGCGCTTGAAAATGAGTCGGTCTCCCACGCGAAAAGTCTCACCCGCAATCTTCACCTCAACATCACCAAGTTCTCCATTTTCCAGACGCTTGGCCTGGGCAAGGTGATTGAGTTTGTGCTTGTCGGCTCGAGTTCCGGCGAGGAGCAAAGTCTTGGAAATTGGCTGCTTATCCTCTGCCCAGTCGTTGATAAGGGCACTCATGGCCTCATCTCTTGTCTCGGTAACGCGCACTAGCCCCTGCTTAACAAACTCTTCAAGAGCCTCCTTCGACTTCCCTGCCCTAAGGTTCATGACTGTATTCACTGCCCATTCATCTTTTTGCCTATAGATGTGAACGAGTTCAGCCTGGCCATATCTTGCCCCAAGTTCCATGAAGGGGGCACCAGGGCCAATCGGTTGGAGTTGCTTGGCGTCACCAATTAGGACGAGTTTCGCTCCGCTTGTTTGGCACATTCGGGCAAGCCATTCTAGTTCGGGAGTCGCAACCATTCCCGCTTCGTCAACGACGAGAATCGTTTTCGACGTCAGTTTAAGAGTCCCGTTTTGAGCACGGCGAATCAGACTCGCTATCGTATTGGTGTCCATCTCCGCGTCTTTCCCCAATTGCCTCGCAGCTTTCCCCGCAAGTGCCGTTCCATCAACGATGAACCCGGCCGCCTCCCAAGCCTCCTTAGCGGCTTTGAGCATGGTTGTCTTTCCGGTGCCTGCGATGCCCGACACTATCGCGAGTGCGCCTGTCGAGTGAGCGATGTGCCAAACAGCCTGCGATTGCTCAAGCGATAACCCTTCGTTCCTTCCTAAGACTCGCACCATCACGTCCTGGGTGACCACATGCTCTTCATTCGAAAAGAGCGCATCGGCTGCCGATAGGAGCCTTTGTTCTAGCTCCAGCATGCCTTTCGTCGTGAACCTCTCTTCTCCACGGTGTCTTCCGAGCCGGACAATCTCTTCACTGGATTGCAAAAAGTAATGGGTGCCTTCGAGCAGTTCATCAACATAGAGCCCGGAAACTTGTCCCATCTCAGCAGCGGCGCGAACAAAATCTCGTTCAGTGAAGTGGGCTTGGCTGAAGGTCAAGTCTTTCACGGATTCTGCGAGAACCTCTTTCAATGCCGTTTCAGGACTTCGCTTTAGCCTTACGGACCTCAGCAGACCAGCGGCCTCTGATTCCGACCACGAAAACTTGTCTCCTGTTTCCCTCCACTCCTCTCCAAGTAACACGCGAGAAATGAGTTCCTTTGCTGCGCGTGTTTCTATTGCGGCAACGGCGGAGGCCTCAGCGCTCGACAGCCCCTTCTCTTTGAGAAGCGACTCGATTTCCGCTCGACGCTTGCTGAACTCCGCTATAAGCTCATCGGAAACGCCGGACACTTCAAACCAGTTCTTAACCGCGTGAACCGGAACCCCAAGTTGGTGAGAAAGAATTGTGGCGAGTTCTAATCGATAGATGGCTCCAGCGGCCATCTTCGATAGAAATACATCAAGGGAACTGACGGTGCCCGTCGACCCATCTGCCCTAACGCAGACATTCATGAGCAATGCGTGGGTGTGGAGTTGGGGGTCGAGCGCCCGAGACGTCGAGTGCTCAAAGAGAGCGACCACCATTTCGCCCCGCTCCAACTGTGAGCCACTCTTGCCCCGTCTCGTTTCTATGGCGTTGTCCTGGAGATAATCGAGTGCCTTCTTTACCGCCTGGTCGTGAGCGTTTTGGATGAGAACCCGGTCATCGAGGCCAAGTTGAGACCAGAGCACGGAAACAGATTTCGGCACGGAAAATGTCAAATCCCATCCCGGCCTGTGGTTCAGTTCTCCGTCCTTTCTCTGCAACTGAACGAGAAGAGTTGAGCCGTCACCGCTCCGGCCATCGAAAAGATTGTAGAGTTGTCGCCCCTCAACGGTGCCAGTCAATCCGAGTAGTTCGGCTCCCTTTCCGTACCACTTTCCCGGTGGCTCGCCGCCTGCCACATAGTAGTCCTCTCTGGCAAGGCTTAGGTAGTAGCTCGCCTGGCCGCCGGACATAACACTTACGCTGAGCACTTATCCTCCCTATCCGAGGCTCTTGACAATTTCATCAGCCTCCTCCTCTGTTGCTCCCATTTTGGTGACGAGAATGAGAAAAAACATGTGGGCGAGCGAGCCCTTCAGAGCCTGAATTTCGTTGGTTGTATCGAGCCCCCTAATGACGAGACGCCGCGCATATTCTCCGGAGCTAAGCCCTGATTTCGCACCCTCTTCTTCGAGCTTCTTGATGTAAAAAGGGTCGAGTCGAAACCCAATAGCGTCCTTCTTTTTCTCGGTGTTCAGACGTCTGAACACTTCCGCTGGACGCACGTTATCGAGCTCGGTTTTGAGCGACTCAACGTCGGACTGTTCGAATACGACAACGGGCCGCGTCTTCTTCAGCGCCCGGCCTGCTTTGAGCCTGCCGGATGCGACAAGTCTCTCGAGCGTCCGGATGCTGACGCCAAGAAACTCAGCTGCCTGCTCCTTATTCATGAAAGATTAGACGCGCCCAACTCCGGAAAGATTCGCCAGCTTCGCCATGGCGTTCATCCAAAGGTGAGTCAGGTGTGATGGGGCTTAGCGTCTCGTCTTATTCTGCTGTTGGAGCGGCTGATTCTGCTGATTCTGGGGCTGATAGCGCGCTCGCCTTCAGGGCGAGCTTAGCCTCTCGGAGTGCTTGCGAGAGAGCGTCTACGACGTCTTGTGGCGAGACGGAGTCCTGCTCGAACACGAGTGTGAGAGTGGCGTTTTTTGTCTTGAGTGGAATCTTAGTCTTGGGCTTTGGAGACTCGCTGTCGGCATTAGCTTTCTTCGCTCTGGCAGTCTTGACGGTGACTTTTTCGCCGCTAATAGCGGCTTGCCAGAGAGCCCTTGCGCCCTCCTCAGAATCCTGCTTTGCAATCTCTAAAAGCACTGACCGAGAGAGCTGTTCAGACGTCTGAACACTTTGCAAAAGGTCTTCTGGAAGACTCAGAATCCGGAGCATCTGATTTACCCCCGCCGCCGATTTTCCAATCCTTTCTGCGAGCTGCCTTTGCGACAACTGAAACTCGTCCATCAGGCGGCGATAGGCAAACGCCTCCTCCAGGGGGCTGAGCTCCTGGCGATGGATGTTTTCGATAATCTGGACTTCGAGCCGCCTATGCTCATCGACCGTCCGGATGATGGCTGGCACAGTTGCCATCCCCAACGCCTTCGCGGCGGAGAAGCGCCTCTCGCCCGCGATGATACGGAAAGTCTCTGAACCAAATGGAGACACTACGATGGGCTGGATAATTCCGTGCTCGGCAATCGAAGCTTTCAGCTCCTCGATGTCTCCGATGTTCTTTCGAGGCTGGTCAGGGTCCGGTTCGATGACTTCGATGGGCACCCGCGCGAATCGCTCGTTCCCCTCTTTCAAAAGGGCATCCGCTTGCGATTCATTTCCAGTAGCGGCTTCGGCGAGTCTTTGTTTTAGGCGGGCCATATTTCAAGTATCTCCTTTACGAGTGCCCGGTAGTCTTGAGCGCCCCGGCTGTACGTCTTTTGAAGAATCACCGGAATGGGGTCTTCATCCTCCGTCTCAATTTGGCTTCTTGGAATCGCTTCCGTGTGCCGAATCCGGCTCTTCAAAATCCGGTCGGAGAAACCTTCAAGGTATTTGGTCGCGTGGAACTGCCGGTCTTCACCATGGCCGGTCATCTTCGTAAGCACAATCCGCCAATCGTAGTCTCCACCGTTCTTGGTGACTTTCAGAGTTGACATGAGGTCACTCAGTCCGCAAAGGGCATAACCCGTGAGCTCCGTTGGAATCAAAAGCTTGTCGGCGGCATAGATGGCGTTCACCGGAAGCAGGTCGAGCGTCGGCTGGGCATCGATGATGATGTAATCGAACTGCGGCACGGTTGCAAGTGCCTTGGATAGCCTGGTTTCTCGGAACACGGCCGCATTGAGCTGAACCGCCGTATGAGCAAGCCGGATATCGGCGGGCACGAGTTTGAGATTCGGCTCCTCAGTATCGAGGATGACCGACTCAAGCGTAACGTCTGGGCCAAGAAGAACCTGAGCAATGGAGTTTGATTCGCCTGGGTCAAAATCGACTCCTAAGCCATAAGTAGCATTGCCTTGCGGGTCAAGGTCTACCAGGAGCACTTTGTGGCCGTGGCGAGCCATTCCTGCCGCTAGATTGACGGCTGTGGTGGTCTTCCCGACTCCCCCTTTATGATTGATGACTGCAATGGTTTGGCTCATGCGCTTACTCCTTCCGTGGAAAATGGCTTGTCATTCATTGTGGCGTCCCAATCCCAAAAAGACGGCAAGCATTCGGGACATGTCTCGGCAAGATATTCGAGAATGAAATCGGCACGGCCCTCGGGGTCGTTCAGAGTCTCCATCGAGCGCCGGTACATGACTTCGGACATTTGCTTTCGCCTTGCGAGCTTCTTCTGCATCCAAGCCTCACACGTTTCCCAGTCGGGGCCACCCTTGGATTCCAGACTCCGTGCAACTGAGCGGAGGTAGTCGCGGTGAACAATTCCAAACTCCTTCTCGTGCTGGGTGCGCCGCTCGGACTCTAGACGCTTATACTGGGCCTCGATTTTGGCCGGGAGGTAGACGATGAACTCATTTCCGAAATTACGAACCGCAAGGGCAAGGGTGCGAACGGGGAACTTCGGATTCTCATTCTTCTGGACATAACGAGCGAACTCTCGTCCAAGTTCGCCGGGATTCAATTTGGCTTGGCCGTTAAACCGGGACAGTAGGGAAGTGGCTGCCTCTTCGTCGGTGATGGAAGAGACTGGCAGCGGCTCGCCTTCATTTCCGCCAAGGCCAGCGTAGAAGTAGGACACGAAAACCTGTGCCGCTGAGCGTTCTGCCTTTGGTGCTTCGGTTACGGGAATGTCGAGCTCGATGGCGCGAATGAGAAAGCCTGTCTTGCTGGTTTTGACCTTTCGGAAGGGAAGAGCTTCGAGTTGTCTCTCGATTCGTTCAACAGGGAAGTGCTCAACGATTTCATTGGCCTTCACCGGGTCAATACCCTCTGCCATCAATCTTCCCATCAAAAGCGCAAGCGATTTTCCTCCCGCAACAACGGCGTCTGTTTGTTGTTGTTTAGAAGGGTTGTTTAATCTTGTTGTTTCTATATCGCTTCGATTTTTGAACGCTTCCGGCTTCGATTTTTGAACCGTTGCCGCTTCGGAAATTGGACCGTTTGCCGCTTCGATTTTTGAACTGTCTACCCGCTTCGATTTTTGAACCGTCTCCAAATCTCCGCTTCGATTTTTGAACTGTCTACCCGCTTCGATTTTTGAACCGTTCCTCTTCTCAGACTCAAAATCGGGGTTTTCATCCCAACAAACAGCGAAAGTGGTCGCCTTACTGGCCACACCTGCTGACGGGTCGAAAATTCCTTCGGAGACCTTACGAATATAGTTGCCTTCGATAGCGGATTTGAGTGCGCTGCTCACCGTCGATGAAGAGGCAATTCCCGTTCTTCTCATGATTTCCGAGAACGACATTTCGACTTGCTGGCGACGGAACCCGTAGCGGGTTTGGAAGCCAATTGTATGCCGGATGATGACTCCCACCACGCGGACAATAGCGAGGGGTTCATTGGG is a genomic window of Armatimonadota bacterium containing:
- a CDS encoding type IV secretion system DNA-binding domain-containing protein, giving the protein MNASGYVFLVLWSAYGIFVIQKLMEFDKVKYSLPASAISNPLLLIASWFLSPLLYVLVIRAVFPQEYALFRGKVKGNEVEPTAKVDEETFETEVPIYDGPKTWDKHRALIFDAKLEAIPQLYGMGVTAPIHIFNPFDERAVAWDMSKDITEPATAKQIASIFIPEEKNASQPFFADASRQLLEGVMVAFILTRPGDWTFRDILVTLKSDKLLAGVLSSTPVTQHLVETYLANDRESRSVMATLASKVGSFDVVAALWEKAERKLSLKDWLESESILVLGHDEAYRSSLDILNRVIFKRLVELLLSGPSTKTGRTWFFLDEIKDAGNLDSLGALMNRGRSFGACVVLGLQDIEGFQESFGEKPAESILGLCATKVILRVDSTKTAKWSEEVFGKSETIELKDSASVGESNTEGSTDTKGTSYSKGYNKGTTRGKSGGQSSYSSSVTHSENWSDSESTATSQSTGQNLSISKSAEIATRDAVLASQFLSLPITSPAIGVNGYIAHHLGAARFQLLGFERMLAAESNREPRVKPRGSDDQYLQPWTEKESKPYLPKPKKPKEATSVSEPPAEPKTVASKPIADVMTVSRRYKPERFLPGSNPDNGIRRRN
- the mobF gene encoding MobF family relaxase — its product is MLSVSVMSGGQASYYLSLAREDYYVAGGEPPGKWYGKGAELLGLTGTVEGRQLYNLFDGRSGDGSTLLVQLQRKDGELNHRPGWDLTFSVPKSVSVLWSQLGLDDRVLIQNAHDQAVKKALDYLQDNAIETRRGKSGSQLERGEMVVALFEHSTSRALDPQLHTHALLMNVCVRADGSTGTVSSLDVFLSKMAAGAIYRLELATILSHQLGVPVHAVKNWFEVSGVSDELIAEFSKRRAEIESLLKEKGLSSAEASAVAAIETRAAKELISRVLLGEEWRETGDKFSWSESEAAGLLRSVRLKRSPETALKEVLAESVKDLTFSQAHFTERDFVRAAAEMGQVSGLYVDELLEGTHYFLQSSEEIVRLGRHRGEERFTTKGMLELEQRLLSAADALFSNEEHVVTQDVMVRVLGRNEGLSLEQSQAVWHIAHSTGALAIVSGIAGTGKTTMLKAAKEAWEAAGFIVDGTALAGKAARQLGKDAEMDTNTIASLIRRAQNGTLKLTSKTILVVDEAGMVATPELEWLARMCQTSGAKLVLIGDAKQLQPIGPGAPFMELGARYGQAELVHIYRQKDEWAVNTVMNLRAGKSKEALEEFVKQGLVRVTETRDEAMSALINDWAEDKQPISKTLLLAGTRADKHKLNHLAQAKRLENGELGDVEVKIAGETFRVGDRLIFKRKYATLQVVNGERGTLVDYDQDRNGASVRLDTGERITFDIDAMHHVELGYASTTHGGQGATTNATYVLAGGPMQDRELSYVQGSRAEFFTRFYMTRMESGDEMEKIAREMARSRQKEMASTVIRLAEQRQNEITRGS
- a CDS encoding helix-turn-helix domain-containing protein, with the protein product MNKEQAAEFLGVSIRTLERLVASGRLKAGRALKKTRPVVVFEQSDVESLKTELDNVRPAEVFRRLNTEKKKDAIGFRLDPFYIKKLEEEGAKSGLSSGEYARRLVIRGLDTTNEIQALKGSLAHMFFLILVTKMGATEEEADEIVKSLG
- a CDS encoding ParB/RepB/Spo0J family partition protein, whose translation is MARLKQRLAEAATGNESQADALLKEGNERFARVPIEVIEPDPDQPRKNIGDIEELKASIAEHGIIQPIVVSPFGSETFRIIAGERRFSAAKALGMATVPAIIRTVDEHRRLEVQIIENIHRQELSPLEEAFAYRRLMDEFQLSQRQLAERIGKSAAGVNQMLRILSLPEDLLQSVQTSEQLSRSVLLEIAKQDSEEGARALWQAAISGEKVTVKTARAKKANADSESPKPKTKIPLKTKNATLTLVFEQDSVSPQDVVDALSQALREAKLALKASALSAPESAESAAPTAE
- a CDS encoding AAA family ATPase: MSQTIAVINHKGGVGKTTTAVNLAAGMARHGHKVLLVDLDPQGNATYGLGVDFDPGESNSIAQVLLGPDVTLESVILDTEEPNLKLVPADIRLAHTAVQLNAAVFRETRLSKALATVPQFDYIIIDAQPTLDLLPVNAIYAADKLLIPTELTGYALCGLSDLMSTLKVTKNGGDYDWRIVLTKMTGHGEDRQFHATKYLEGFSDRILKSRIRHTEAIPRSQIETEDEDPIPVILQKTYSRGAQDYRALVKEILEIWPA